From a region of the Colias croceus chromosome 14, ilColCroc2.1 genome:
- the LOC123697599 gene encoding uncharacterized protein LOC123697599 — MSDWSAPVILKFLEAYKNKPCLWNSKDADHKNRQKVSNAWTDLSTIMNKSVKELKSKKEILMATFCRYLKKKNDSIRSGAGSNDVYTPDWFAYDLMESFLGPVYTCSNNVNSKERTLPEETAPIEDEEVGPASDTAERQMWSAFRQLKKCLRKRQKEYPPHPTTPHPKEDDDCDLYGKLLAKKLRELSPDERILFMYDIDTLFINRIKERRSSPHSAPNQSHNINLNINSHMS; from the exons ATGTCTGATTGGTCAGCACCtgtgattttgaaatttttggaggcttataaaaataagccaTGTCTTTGGAATTCCAAAGATGCCGATCACAAAAATCGGCAAAAGGTTTCTAATGCATGGACTGACCTCAGCACTATAATGAACAAAAGTGTCAAGGAGTTGAAGAGCAAAAAAGAAATACTAATGGCAACGTTCTGCAGATAtctgaagaaaaaaaatgattcTATTCGGTCCGGTGCAG gatCCAATGATGTTTATACACCGGACTGGTTTGCCTATGACCTGATGGAGTCATTTTTAGGACCGGTATATACCTGCTCCAATAACGTTAATTCAAAGGAA agaACATTGCCAGAAGAAACTGCACCTATAGAGGACGAAGAAGTTGGTCCAGCTTCCGACACAGCGGAACGGCAAATGTGGTCTGCATTTCGTCagttgaaaaaatgtttaaggAAAAGACAAAAGGAATATCCACCACATCCCACCACACCACATCCAAAAGAAGACGATGACTGCGATCTTTACGGAAAATTATTAGCCAAAAAGCTGCGTGAACTTTCACCAGATGAGAGGATTCTATTTATGTATGATATAGAcacattgtttataaatagaatcAAAGAGAGGCGTTCATCTCCCCACTCAGCCCCTAATCagtcacataatataaaccttAATATAAACTCACATATGTCATAA